A stretch of Myxococcus hansupus DNA encodes these proteins:
- a CDS encoding DUF3943 domain-containing protein — protein sequence MRHSQRGGVRVQAPRWRTAALLLTLLPSLARPASYPADAPRVETGEDAEATEPRPRQLGWALLEVTAINATVWAFNMYVLKKDWSVVNLRTWRRNLATGFVWDRDDFSTNQFAHPYHGSAYFNAARDHGFGYWGATAFTLLGSLQWELFGEQKLPSINDLINTTMGGWAQGEAIYRLSSMLLDQRDTGTRRVAREVSAGLLNPIRGFNRVVRGDAWRSAPTPEDWQPPVFATLLRSGYLNIDAGEPLNQFFAELDLRYGDALRFPVKAPFDAFNMGVQFTTGEGRLISRAEVKGALAMLSLESSGNERILLGAFQHFDFNDNQAYELGGQSLGAGLVYRYVTQQGRELRLSLHLRGLVLAGISSEYAELIGRDYDYGPGLGFHIEASYGRWPWEYLKLHAGSTWIHTLNGADGNHLVHEGTLLLDVPLFANLGLGASFTFFERNSFFRDYDTVSRGIPQARVFLSLH from the coding sequence ATGCGCCACAGCCAGCGGGGCGGCGTGCGCGTCCAGGCGCCGAGGTGGCGGACGGCCGCGCTGCTGCTGACACTGCTCCCCTCGCTGGCCCGACCCGCGAGCTACCCCGCGGACGCCCCCCGAGTCGAAACGGGCGAGGACGCGGAGGCCACGGAGCCCCGGCCCCGTCAGCTCGGCTGGGCCCTGCTGGAAGTGACGGCCATCAACGCCACCGTGTGGGCCTTCAACATGTATGTCCTGAAAAAGGACTGGTCGGTGGTGAACCTGCGCACGTGGCGCCGGAACCTGGCGACGGGCTTTGTCTGGGACCGAGACGATTTCAGCACGAACCAGTTCGCCCACCCCTACCACGGCAGCGCGTACTTCAACGCCGCCCGGGACCACGGCTTCGGCTACTGGGGCGCCACGGCCTTCACGCTCCTGGGCAGCCTCCAATGGGAGCTCTTCGGCGAGCAGAAGCTGCCGTCCATCAACGACCTCATCAACACCACCATGGGGGGCTGGGCGCAGGGCGAGGCCATCTACCGGCTGTCCTCCATGCTGCTGGACCAGCGCGACACGGGCACCCGGCGCGTCGCCCGCGAGGTCTCCGCGGGCCTGCTCAACCCCATCCGGGGCTTCAACCGGGTGGTGCGCGGAGACGCCTGGCGCAGCGCCCCCACGCCCGAGGACTGGCAGCCCCCGGTGTTCGCCACCCTGCTGCGCTCGGGGTATCTCAACATCGACGCGGGCGAGCCGCTGAACCAGTTCTTCGCGGAGCTGGACCTGCGCTACGGCGACGCCCTGCGCTTCCCGGTGAAGGCGCCGTTCGACGCCTTCAACATGGGCGTGCAGTTCACCACGGGCGAGGGCCGGCTCATCAGCCGCGCGGAGGTCAAAGGCGCCCTGGCGATGCTCTCGCTGGAGAGCAGCGGCAACGAGCGCATCCTGCTGGGCGCGTTCCAGCACTTCGACTTCAATGACAACCAGGCCTATGAGCTGGGCGGACAGTCGCTCGGCGCGGGGCTGGTGTACCGGTACGTGACGCAGCAGGGGCGCGAGCTGCGTCTGTCGCTGCACCTGCGAGGGCTGGTGCTCGCCGGCATCTCCTCCGAGTACGCCGAGTTGATAGGACGCGACTACGACTACGGCCCGGGACTGGGCTTCCACATCGAGGCCTCGTACGGCCGCTGGCCCTGGGAGTACCTCAAGCTGCACGCGGGCTCGACGTGGATCCACACGTTGAACGGCGCGGACGGCAACCACCTGGTCCACGAAGGCACGCTGCTGCTGGACGTGCCGCTGTTCGCCAACCTGGGCCTGGGCGCCAGCTTCACGTTCTTCGAGCGCAACAGCTTCTTCCGCGACTACGACACCGTCTCGCGAGGCATCCCGCAGGCACGCGTGTTCCTCTCACTGCACTGA
- a CDS encoding GNAT family N-acetyltransferase yields the protein MSRGITVTMRMWRGGASRGTLPAMREAFERVTTERLLLRAVSRSDVNAVFTLHSDPETNRFSLTGAMTSMDEARHRTALWMEDWAQRDLGYWVAERREAPGDVVGFGGLRYKVLEGLLVLNLAYRFSPRTWGSGFATEMARAALDLARRHLPEVPVIAIIHPDNVASLRVAERLGMRLERHVDYEGTPNRLYVPGER from the coding sequence GTGAGTCGGGGCATCACGGTGACGATGCGCATGTGGCGCGGGGGCGCATCCCGAGGCACGCTGCCAGCCATGCGCGAAGCCTTTGAACGCGTCACGACGGAACGCTTGCTGCTTCGCGCGGTCAGCCGAAGCGACGTGAACGCGGTGTTCACCCTGCACTCGGATCCGGAGACCAACCGGTTCAGCCTCACTGGCGCCATGACCTCGATGGACGAGGCTCGCCATCGGACCGCGCTGTGGATGGAGGACTGGGCGCAGCGGGACCTCGGCTACTGGGTCGCCGAGCGGCGAGAGGCTCCGGGCGACGTCGTGGGCTTCGGAGGCCTGCGCTACAAGGTGCTCGAAGGCCTGCTGGTCCTGAACCTCGCCTACCGGTTCTCGCCCCGGACGTGGGGCTCGGGCTTCGCGACAGAGATGGCCCGAGCCGCGCTGGACCTGGCGCGGCGGCACCTGCCCGAGGTTCCCGTGATCGCCATCATCCACCCAGACAACGTGGCCTCCCTCCGCGTCGCGGAGCGACTCGGGATGCGGCTCGAACGCCACGTGGACTACGAGGGCACGCCCAACCGACTCTACGTTCCAGGGGAACGCTGA
- a CDS encoding FHA domain-containing protein: MDEVIFLEVLEGDGVQSRHRLERFPVNVGRGYGNDVILDDPKVSSEHLRIERREDGTLVLRDVGSQNGTYRMDPWTPLAEMDLASDTRVSVGDTVLRFRARSHPVEKTVIAAQPSAPRPRVFEQPRYFSLAVQALLGASLLEGYLSNYGRTDWGELTVALVVPLGITFMWAGGWSMASRIARKQFHFRTHATVAALVLLGAVVIQPLLTLVGFSLGVSSNLAWAHHLAFLSLMAWGLFWHLRYVTKWESERLVRVIAVVTLSFGALSRADAWLGNESFSTELGFRRALLPPALRLVGTEPVDDFFADTAKVQEQVDALAREP; encoded by the coding sequence GTGGACGAAGTGATCTTCCTCGAGGTGTTGGAAGGCGACGGCGTTCAGTCCCGCCACCGGCTGGAGCGCTTCCCGGTGAACGTGGGCCGGGGCTACGGGAACGACGTCATCCTGGATGACCCGAAGGTGTCCTCGGAGCACCTGCGCATCGAGCGGCGCGAGGACGGCACGCTGGTGCTTCGCGACGTGGGCAGCCAGAACGGCACCTACCGCATGGACCCGTGGACGCCGTTGGCCGAAATGGACCTGGCGTCCGATACCCGCGTGTCCGTGGGGGACACCGTCCTGCGCTTCCGCGCGCGCAGCCATCCGGTGGAGAAGACGGTCATCGCCGCGCAGCCCAGCGCGCCCCGGCCCCGCGTGTTCGAGCAGCCGCGCTATTTCTCCCTGGCCGTGCAGGCCCTGCTGGGCGCGAGCCTGCTGGAGGGCTACCTGTCCAACTACGGGCGCACGGACTGGGGCGAGCTGACGGTGGCGCTGGTGGTGCCGTTGGGCATCACCTTCATGTGGGCCGGTGGCTGGTCCATGGCCAGCCGCATCGCGCGCAAGCAGTTCCACTTCCGCACGCACGCCACGGTGGCGGCGCTGGTGCTGCTGGGCGCCGTGGTCATCCAGCCGCTGCTCACGCTGGTGGGCTTCAGCCTGGGGGTGAGCTCCAACCTGGCCTGGGCCCACCACCTGGCCTTCCTGTCACTGATGGCGTGGGGCCTCTTCTGGCACCTGCGCTATGTGACGAAGTGGGAGTCCGAGCGGCTCGTCCGGGTCATCGCCGTCGTCACCCTCTCGTTCGGGGCCTTGTCGCGCGCCGACGCGTGGCTGGGCAACGAGTCCTTCAGCACGGAGCTGGGCTTCCGCCGGGCGCTGCTGCCCCCGGCCCTCCGGCTGGTGGGGACCGAGCCGGTGGACGACTTCTTCGCGGACACCGCGAAGGTCCAGGAGCAGGTGGACGCGCTGGCGCGCGAGCCGTGA
- a CDS encoding SRPBCC family protein → MTLVHSTFTVDRTFSAPIARVFNAFENPEIRRRWFVEGEGWEIVRYELNFKAGSREGGVFRFQGGPEIGNDTLYTDIIPNERIVFAYTMTVAGKNISSSLVTVQFSTEGDTTRLTYTEQGAYFEGGQDAVRGREAGTKELFEKLALELTR, encoded by the coding sequence ATGACCCTCGTTCACAGCACCTTCACCGTCGACCGGACCTTCAGCGCCCCCATCGCCCGCGTGTTCAACGCGTTCGAGAACCCCGAGATTCGCCGCCGCTGGTTCGTCGAAGGCGAAGGCTGGGAGATTGTCCGGTACGAGCTCAACTTCAAGGCGGGCAGCCGTGAAGGCGGCGTCTTCCGCTTCCAGGGTGGACCGGAGATTGGCAATGACACGCTCTACACGGACATCATTCCCAATGAGCGCATCGTCTTCGCCTATACGATGACTGTCGCCGGCAAGAACATCTCCTCATCGCTGGTGACGGTGCAGTTCAGCACCGAGGGCGACACGACACGTCTCACCTATACCGAGCAGGGCGCGTACTTCGAAGGCGGCCAGGACGCGGTCCGCGGACGCGAGGCGGGAACGAAGGAGCTGTTCGAAAAGCTGGCGCTCGAGCTCACACGCTGA
- a CDS encoding aldo/keto reductase: MKYTNLGRTGLRVSRLGLGCMSYGTPKWRPWVLDEEAAQPFFRRAVELGINFFDTADMYSQGVSEEVTGRALRRYARMDEVVVATKVYFPTGDGQNMRGLSRKHIVQGCEASLKRLGVEAIDLYQIHRMDPNTPLEETLAALDQLVSQGKVRYLGASSAYAWQFARALGVADLRGWTRFVSMQGHYNLVYREEEREMLPLCEAEGIGVIPWSPLARGLLAGSRKSLKDRDTTVRAKSDTLSPTLYDQPGDWDVVEANRSVAEKRNVPPAQTALAWLLSRPAVTAPIIGATKLEHLEDAVRAVDLKLTAEEVKALEAPYQPHAVRGL; encoded by the coding sequence ATGAAATACACGAACCTTGGACGCACGGGCCTGCGAGTGTCCCGGCTCGGCCTCGGCTGCATGAGCTACGGCACGCCCAAGTGGCGCCCCTGGGTGCTGGACGAAGAGGCGGCGCAGCCCTTCTTCCGCCGCGCGGTGGAGCTGGGAATCAACTTCTTCGACACGGCGGACATGTACTCACAAGGTGTCAGTGAGGAAGTCACGGGCCGGGCCCTGCGCCGCTACGCGCGCATGGACGAAGTGGTGGTGGCCACCAAGGTCTACTTCCCCACGGGCGACGGGCAGAACATGCGGGGCCTGTCCCGCAAGCACATCGTCCAGGGCTGTGAGGCGAGCCTGAAGCGGTTGGGCGTGGAGGCCATCGACCTCTACCAAATCCACCGGATGGATCCGAACACGCCCCTGGAGGAGACGCTGGCCGCGTTGGATCAGCTCGTGAGCCAGGGAAAGGTGCGCTACCTCGGGGCCTCCTCCGCGTATGCGTGGCAGTTCGCGCGGGCGCTGGGCGTCGCGGACCTGCGCGGCTGGACGCGCTTCGTGTCCATGCAGGGCCACTACAACCTCGTCTACCGGGAAGAGGAGCGGGAGATGCTCCCCCTCTGCGAGGCCGAAGGCATTGGCGTCATCCCCTGGTCGCCCCTGGCGCGAGGCCTGCTCGCGGGCTCACGCAAGTCGCTGAAGGACCGGGACACCACCGTGCGCGCGAAGTCGGACACCTTGTCGCCCACGCTCTATGACCAGCCGGGAGACTGGGACGTGGTGGAGGCGAACCGGAGCGTCGCGGAGAAGCGCAACGTCCCGCCCGCGCAGACAGCGTTGGCCTGGCTGCTCTCGCGTCCCGCGGTGACGGCGCCCATCATCGGCGCCACGAAGCTGGAGCACCTGGAGGACGCCGTGCGCGCGGTGGACCTCAAGCTGACCGCGGAGGAAGTGAAGGCCCTGGAGGCGCCCTACCAGCCCCACGCCGTGCGCGGCCTCTGA
- a CDS encoding ArsR/SmtB family transcription factor, with protein sequence MGLPRPILKSVPNQSDIDRVFHALGDPTRRAIVEKLGHGPCSVSALAQPLGISLAAVVQHLQVLEESGLVATEKVGRVRSCRLDAKGLQVAGQWIADRRSLIERKFDRLEALLAEPTTPPSGKKP encoded by the coding sequence ATGGGCCTCCCGCGCCCAATACTTAAGTCCGTGCCTAACCAATCCGACATTGACCGTGTCTTCCACGCGCTGGGCGACCCGACACGTCGCGCCATCGTGGAGAAGCTGGGGCACGGGCCCTGTTCGGTCAGTGCGCTCGCCCAACCGCTTGGCATCTCGTTGGCGGCCGTGGTCCAGCACCTTCAAGTGCTGGAGGAGAGCGGGCTCGTGGCGACCGAAAAGGTCGGCCGCGTGCGCTCGTGCCGGCTGGACGCCAAGGGCCTCCAGGTCGCGGGGCAATGGATTGCCGACCGTCGCAGCCTCATCGAACGCAAGTTCGACCGTCTCGAAGCACTCCTTGCCGAACCCACCACCCCACCCTCGGGAAAGAAGCCATGA
- a CDS encoding S1C family serine protease: MHAFILAAVLTQTPVAPAEPSPLPAAEAPPPAVPLGALPPATHELFQRLEGQVAQVRIIERRSGTRSSIGSAFFVSAAGHAMTNYHVISDVVIHPDDYKAELVLKGGGEPVPVRLVDVDVVHDLAVIQTATPVEHFFALDDREPPQGARLFAMGNPRDLGTTIVEGTYNGYIRDALYERLHFSGAINPGMSGGPTLTGEGRVVGVNVATMGNQVGFLVPVKHARELLARALEAKDSGAQALLDTVRAQLLDNQQRVTERLMGEPVPQQALGSYRVPGRWGAFLKCWGDTPHDPEVPYTVTNYQCSSEEDIFVSSRHRTGVVTFLHQHATSQKLGALRFSSLYTALYSQDPDPVEATRQDVTNYRCQSEFVDVAGLPVRAALCLRAYKKFPGLYDLVLRAATLNASTSGVDTSLTLAGFTADNGRKLARRYLEGLSWTK, translated from the coding sequence ATGCACGCTTTCATCCTCGCAGCGGTGCTCACGCAGACGCCGGTGGCTCCGGCGGAGCCGAGCCCGCTTCCGGCAGCCGAAGCGCCCCCACCCGCTGTTCCCCTGGGGGCCTTGCCACCCGCCACGCACGAGCTGTTCCAGCGGCTCGAGGGACAGGTCGCGCAGGTGCGCATCATCGAGCGGCGCTCGGGGACGCGGTCGTCCATCGGGTCGGCCTTCTTCGTGTCGGCCGCCGGGCACGCGATGACGAACTATCACGTCATCTCCGACGTGGTGATCCACCCGGATGACTACAAGGCGGAGCTGGTGCTCAAGGGCGGGGGAGAGCCCGTGCCGGTGCGGTTGGTGGACGTGGACGTGGTGCACGACCTGGCCGTCATCCAGACCGCCACGCCGGTGGAGCACTTCTTCGCCCTGGATGACCGCGAGCCGCCGCAGGGCGCGCGCCTGTTCGCCATGGGCAACCCCCGCGACCTGGGGACCACCATCGTCGAGGGCACGTACAACGGCTACATCCGTGACGCCCTCTACGAGCGGCTGCACTTCAGTGGCGCCATCAATCCCGGCATGAGCGGCGGGCCCACGCTCACCGGCGAGGGCCGCGTGGTGGGCGTCAACGTGGCGACCATGGGCAACCAGGTGGGGTTCCTGGTCCCGGTGAAACATGCGCGTGAGCTGTTGGCGCGCGCGCTCGAGGCGAAGGACTCCGGCGCGCAGGCGCTGCTGGACACGGTGCGCGCGCAGCTCCTGGACAACCAGCAGCGCGTCACGGAGCGGCTGATGGGCGAGCCCGTGCCGCAGCAGGCCCTGGGGAGCTACCGCGTCCCCGGGCGGTGGGGCGCGTTCCTCAAGTGCTGGGGCGACACGCCGCACGACCCGGAGGTGCCGTACACGGTGACGAACTACCAGTGCTCGTCGGAGGAGGACATCTTCGTGTCCTCGCGTCACCGGACGGGCGTGGTGACCTTCCTGCATCAACACGCCACCAGCCAGAAGCTGGGGGCGCTGCGCTTCTCCTCGCTCTACACCGCGCTCTACTCGCAGGACCCGGACCCGGTGGAGGCCACGCGGCAGGACGTCACCAACTACCGCTGCCAGTCGGAGTTCGTGGACGTGGCGGGCCTGCCGGTGCGCGCGGCGCTGTGCCTGCGCGCCTACAAGAAGTTCCCCGGCCTGTATGACCTGGTGCTGCGCGCGGCCACGCTCAATGCCAGCACCAGTGGTGTGGACACGTCGCTCACGCTGGCGGGCTTCACCGCGGACAACGGCCGCAAGCTGGCGCGCCGGTACCTGGAGGGGCTGTCGTGGACGAAGTGA
- a CDS encoding phosphatidylinositol-specific phospholipase C domain-containing protein, with translation MSNRSSAFPRLRHLAAMLVLASVAMAPAAFARGRYYNDSGSIETHHPNWMNWVPDSTRLSALSLPGTHDTMAYQGYGGSLTQTQSLDLRKQLEAGVRALDIRCRHIADSFTIHHGVVYLHVNFDDVLRTTIQFLNANPSETVVMRVKKEHTEENVTRSFAETYLAYRNNPAYRPYIWTGSQVPSLGEVRGKIVILDDFGGGAYGIAWGSLNLQDDWTVSTLFDIGNKWNKVRAHLERTNTGASSSLFVNFLSGASALAHPYSVAGGHSSMGIRGVNDYAIDHLVAGHNQRAGILFMDFPGAGLIDAILALNFRLLSSTTWLPDDFNVIFRNTAHTIGGNAEQRWHGIRNFVNNAVPGRYWHVMALKRAWGAWMTHQGNYYQSDSMDDYTHIAFPTNSVTSVVGKGTLESYVRGQLGSLSGGAGERAVALHGRLGARFPFQRWAVVVKQSPGGLSNWAYSDYGRGAHLSSGDYTYAVQAHSASEGVYLHEHGNFEGNLVRLTGGVNALGDLGFNDVASSLSVVGPYRATLCEHVNLTGRCTTATQSVSDIDTLPNGPWNDRVSSVAISR, from the coding sequence ATGTCAAATCGTTCGTCTGCCTTCCCCCGCCTCCGCCACCTGGCGGCGATGCTCGTCCTGGCGAGTGTCGCCATGGCTCCCGCGGCGTTCGCCCGCGGCCGCTACTACAACGACTCCGGGAGCATCGAGACGCATCACCCGAACTGGATGAACTGGGTGCCGGACTCGACGCGGCTGTCCGCGCTGTCATTGCCCGGCACCCACGACACCATGGCCTACCAGGGCTACGGTGGGTCGCTGACGCAGACGCAGTCCCTGGACCTGCGCAAGCAGTTGGAGGCGGGCGTCCGCGCGCTGGACATCCGCTGCCGGCACATCGCGGACAGCTTCACCATCCACCACGGCGTGGTCTACCTCCACGTCAACTTCGATGACGTCCTCCGGACGACCATCCAGTTTCTGAACGCGAACCCCTCCGAGACGGTGGTGATGCGCGTCAAGAAGGAGCACACGGAGGAGAACGTCACCCGCAGCTTCGCCGAGACGTATCTGGCGTACCGGAACAACCCGGCCTACCGGCCCTACATCTGGACGGGCAGCCAGGTGCCGAGCCTGGGCGAGGTGCGGGGAAAGATTGTCATCCTGGATGACTTTGGTGGCGGGGCGTACGGCATCGCCTGGGGTAGCCTCAACCTCCAGGACGACTGGACGGTGTCGACGCTCTTCGACATCGGCAACAAGTGGAACAAGGTCCGGGCGCACCTGGAGCGGACGAACACCGGCGCGTCTTCCTCGCTGTTCGTCAACTTCCTCAGTGGTGCCTCCGCGCTCGCGCATCCCTACTCGGTGGCGGGTGGGCACAGCTCGATGGGCATCCGCGGGGTGAACGACTACGCCATTGACCACCTGGTGGCGGGCCACAACCAGCGCGCGGGCATCCTGTTCATGGACTTTCCGGGGGCGGGTTTGATTGACGCCATCCTGGCGCTCAACTTCCGGCTGCTGTCGTCGACGACGTGGCTGCCGGACGACTTCAACGTCATTTTCAGGAACACCGCGCACACCATTGGCGGCAACGCCGAGCAGCGCTGGCACGGCATCCGGAACTTCGTCAACAACGCCGTCCCGGGGCGCTACTGGCACGTGATGGCCTTGAAGCGCGCCTGGGGCGCTTGGATGACCCACCAGGGCAATTACTATCAATCCGACAGCATGGATGATTACACCCACATCGCCTTTCCGACGAACTCGGTGACGAGCGTGGTGGGGAAGGGCACGCTGGAGAGCTACGTGCGAGGCCAGCTCGGGAGCTTGTCCGGTGGCGCGGGGGAGCGCGCGGTGGCGCTTCACGGCCGTCTGGGGGCCCGCTTCCCGTTCCAGCGCTGGGCGGTGGTGGTGAAGCAGTCGCCGGGCGGGCTGAGCAACTGGGCGTACTCGGACTACGGGCGGGGGGCGCACCTCTCGTCAGGGGACTATACGTACGCGGTCCAGGCGCACTCCGCCTCGGAGGGTGTCTATCTCCACGAGCACGGCAACTTCGAGGGCAACCTGGTGCGGCTCACGGGCGGCGTGAATGCGCTCGGAGACCTGGGCTTCAATGACGTGGCGAGCTCCCTCTCGGTCGTGGGGCCGTACCGGGCGACCCTGTGTGAGCACGTGAATCTGACGGGGCGGTGCACCACCGCGACGCAGAGCGTGAGTGACATCGACACCCTTCCGAATGGCCCGTGGAACGACCGCGTGTCCTCGGTGGCCATCTCCCGCTGA
- a CDS encoding VOC family protein — MAYKPEGYTSVAPYLVVDGAGRTVDFLVEVFGAERLRMVPGDNGRLMHGEVRIDDTVIMLSEAANGWPAVASHVHLYVADVDGIYQRALAAGAEAVKTPVNSGDGDKRGGFRDAGGTTWWVATQESN; from the coding sequence GTGGCGTACAAGCCTGAGGGGTATACATCCGTGGCGCCGTACCTCGTCGTCGACGGGGCGGGCAGGACCGTCGACTTTCTGGTGGAGGTGTTCGGCGCGGAACGGCTGCGCATGGTTCCCGGGGACAACGGCCGGTTGATGCACGGTGAGGTGCGCATCGATGACACGGTCATCATGCTGAGCGAAGCCGCCAACGGTTGGCCGGCGGTCGCCAGCCACGTTCACCTGTACGTCGCGGACGTGGATGGCATCTACCAGCGCGCGCTCGCCGCTGGGGCCGAGGCCGTCAAGACGCCGGTCAATTCGGGAGATGGCGACAAGCGCGGCGGGTTCCGTGACGCGGGCGGAACCACGTGGTGGGTCGCGACGCAGGAATCGAACTGA
- a CDS encoding acyl-CoA thioesterase → MNPPMPSLPSSATETRMVDMVFPDQATHSGVLFGGQALRMMDMSAFITASRYTRRNIVTASSERVDFHVPVRQGQLVELVGRVVSTGRTSLTVEVELFAEELLTGVRELCTRGRFIMVALDEHQKPTPVPPLAPEPT, encoded by the coding sequence ATGAACCCTCCGATGCCGTCGCTGCCCTCCTCCGCCACCGAGACCCGGATGGTGGACATGGTGTTCCCCGACCAGGCCACGCACTCCGGCGTCCTCTTCGGCGGTCAGGCCCTGCGGATGATGGACATGTCCGCGTTCATCACCGCGAGCCGCTACACCCGGCGCAACATCGTCACCGCCTCCAGCGAGCGCGTAGACTTCCACGTCCCTGTCCGGCAGGGACAGCTCGTGGAGCTGGTGGGCAGGGTCGTCTCCACCGGCAGGACGTCCCTCACGGTGGAGGTGGAGCTGTTCGCCGAGGAGCTGCTCACCGGCGTCCGCGAGCTGTGCACACGCGGGCGGTTCATCATGGTCGCGCTGGATGAGCACCAGAAGCCGACGCCCGTCCCGCCGCTCGCGCCCGAGCCCACGTAG
- a CDS encoding DUF4130 domain-containing protein, with amino-acid sequence MDVHPEWKPGPGAWRARAPGVDAGPAARGLTRVSVAPDLAAFRAVARGLLAREAPPDRVHFDEVRGHPEGLLRAAARWEACGRLAPAVPRDFLGMTRAVLPHRDPGRWALLYRVLWRLTHGEPALLQRHEDTDVRQLRWMEQSVRRDLKAMTDAVRFRRVPRHGREHHVAWYAPEHRILRAVAPFLVRRFASFAWSLFTPDGGAHWDLERLTFAEGTHASGDAAAHAASRARGRSPGPTAGGVPLMLVGMAHEGGDSPSFTGPAGQLLALVLGRAGLLGPTAPVTHGVVPCGAGCGTWPLPEGARTSCRHGLDAAVARARPRMVIALGAQAAQAFLGVGFRIHISRGQVLSSRWAEGWMATLETEAIVRLTGARERAEARIHLEADFRSAAAWLRQRSPGDGVRPRVG; translated from the coding sequence ATGGACGTCCATCCGGAGTGGAAGCCTGGTCCTGGCGCGTGGAGGGCTCGCGCGCCCGGCGTTGACGCGGGGCCTGCTGCGCGGGGGCTGACGCGGGTGAGTGTGGCGCCGGACCTGGCGGCATTCCGGGCCGTGGCGCGTGGGCTGTTGGCCCGGGAGGCGCCTCCCGACCGCGTCCACTTCGACGAAGTGCGTGGGCACCCGGAGGGGCTGCTGCGGGCCGCGGCGCGGTGGGAGGCGTGTGGACGGCTCGCGCCCGCGGTGCCCCGGGACTTCCTGGGCATGACGCGGGCGGTGTTGCCTCACCGCGACCCGGGCCGGTGGGCGCTGCTCTACCGGGTACTCTGGCGGCTCACCCATGGAGAGCCGGCGCTCCTGCAACGGCATGAAGACACGGACGTGCGCCAACTGCGGTGGATGGAGCAGTCGGTCCGCCGGGACCTGAAGGCCATGACGGACGCCGTGCGATTCCGGCGTGTGCCGCGCCACGGGCGGGAGCACCATGTCGCGTGGTACGCGCCGGAGCACCGCATCCTCCGGGCCGTGGCGCCGTTCCTCGTGCGCCGCTTCGCCTCCTTCGCCTGGAGCCTGTTCACGCCCGACGGCGGCGCGCACTGGGACCTGGAGCGGCTGACCTTCGCGGAGGGCACGCACGCCTCGGGTGATGCCGCCGCCCACGCGGCGTCCAGGGCGCGGGGGCGGAGTCCGGGTCCCACGGCCGGGGGCGTTCCCTTGATGTTGGTGGGGATGGCGCATGAGGGCGGTGACAGCCCCTCCTTCACGGGGCCCGCGGGGCAGTTGCTGGCGTTGGTCCTGGGAAGGGCGGGGCTCCTGGGGCCAACGGCCCCTGTCACCCATGGCGTGGTGCCGTGTGGCGCTGGCTGTGGGACGTGGCCCCTGCCAGAGGGGGCCCGGACCTCGTGTCGCCATGGGCTGGACGCGGCGGTGGCGCGGGCGCGTCCTCGGATGGTCATCGCCTTGGGGGCGCAGGCCGCGCAGGCCTTCCTGGGCGTGGGGTTTCGCATCCACATCAGCCGGGGGCAGGTGTTGAGCTCACGGTGGGCGGAGGGGTGGATGGCCACCCTGGAAACCGAGGCCATCGTTCGCCTGACCGGGGCGCGGGAGCGGGCCGAAGCGCGCATCCATCTGGAGGCGGATTTCAGGTCCGCGGCGGCGTGGCTCCGGCAGCGCTCTCCGGGGGACGGCGTTCGCCCGCGCGTGGGGTGA